The window ccgggctgaggtttcagaagtagcagcactgcaactccaaaggatcagtcgactaacttcagcgtcgaccagagacaaagttcacacaaaataagaagacttaagcagcacggttaccctgatatggtggggatggacaccttcatcttcggcaggagcttgatcggcttcgacgaggccgccctgggctgcttcggcgccttttcagtcggcactggagaggtggtccgagggcgtttggtcgactgagcagcggtcgcaacccccttaccacgttcagtcgaagggtcgtggacaagcttcgaccgcctttccgagcgcggtggtacgacctcctcctcctcttcttcctcgtcttcaacgtcatcttcatcaccgccatcatcgtcatcatcatcatcattctccgcaacgtccgagtcccattcctcctcgtcctggctctcgcccccactcgcctcaccctcctcagtcggagtttgtgccccattgggcatcgagtacagctcggtgagggcctagcagatatcaagacaagaatcagtcgaccagtcggcagagtaaacagaaatgaatgcgacaagaacgcagtggagagcagagcaagtgtaccttgtttgggtcgctgtggtggtcgagtggagtaatccttctggctccgcgtgggttgtccttgttcccggtaacagctaccatccatctttccagagtgacatcgtcgactgcttctggatggactcgagtctcgtcttcagtcccacagtacaaccacatgcagtggctccggaactgaaggggctggatgcgacgcctgaggaagacctccaggaggtccatgcccgtcactccctcccgaaccaactgcaccacgcgctccatcaacatcttcacgtcagctttctcctccgggatcaacttcagagaggaaggcttgttcactcggtccatggtaaactgtgggagtccactcgactgtcccggcgtcgactggtcctggcagtagaaccaggtcgactgccagcctctgactgactcgggaaaggtcatgggcgggaaggtgctcttattcctcacctggatccccagacccccacacatttggacgactcgggttctctcatcacctgggctcgccttcttcacggtctgagagcgacacgtgaatatatgtttgaacaaaccccagtgcggtcgacaacccaggaaaccctcacacatggacacgaacgcggcaagataggcaatagagtttggggtaaagtggtggagctgcgctccaaagaaattcaagaagccacggaagaaaacactcggcggcaaggaaaatccacgatcaacatgggtggccaagagcacacactcaccctcttctggctggggctgccactccttccccggaagcctcgcagctccatgagggatcaagccctcgttggccatgtcgaggaggtcattctctgtgatggtcgactggatccagtctccttggacccagcccttcggcaggcgggatctggacgaggacccgccgcggctggtggatctcccctttgccttcttcgacgccgacgccttcttcgcacgttccagcgccgccgtcttctccttggccatggttgccggcgagatgcgcgaagggaagtgatgCGGGGgtgagagcgagcacgctgggcggggaagaaggaagcagagagagagagagaatgctgaggcacagtacagaaatcctcgccgggcgcatttataaggtcccttctgagtggatgacaggtgggcccggtcgatctaatcatatccaggaacagttatgcagacgggatacgtggcgaaaaaagcggcgcggagatcgaggcgtctatgtcccgtcccatccgaacgccgcggtccgccccgcttcacgcgcgtccccaaatttcgcatcccgcggaatccgcgaacagcagatcagtctgtcagacacggggtttccggcaatccgtcgctcggagatcgtcgaagcccgaaagatcactcgacgcaagaatagaatggatcgagtcgactgaagacaagtttctcactgtcgacgaagagattctttggtccaggacaacgcacgaccagagcgcaaaggttaatcggaaacgacatcaactccttcctcactcgaagcctcaatccattcgggggctaatgatggggttatgtacctagggtagggtcatggacctgatctaagtaccttacccaaggacacccttagaagaagtcgccttccagtcgaccaacgagggacccactcgactgacttgaaggactcgaccacgaagactcattcgaccaccaggaggtcaagaggcactccgcactgcaacggcctgtaattaagtaggctttatgatagtaaagacactttatgtggggcgttaccagtaacgccccagacttaactcaccttaaaccctctcctacgtgggctggctggggtcctggcgcactctatataagccacccccctccacaggcagaggggttcggcaccttgtaactcatatactcataatccactcgaccgcctccgggctccgagacgtagggctgttacttcttccgagaagggcctgaactcgtacatcccttgtgtttacaacctctccatagctaggaccttgcctctccaaacctaccccccactctactgtcaggcttagaaccacgacacgtggatcacaccctagggttagttgtatgttgataggactatatattggagggcaagagtgacagaagcttcaacctagcatagaaattgatgcatatgggattgaagggggaccaatttatcttaatgctatggttgggttttaccttaatgaacgttagtagttgcggatgcttgctaatagttccaatcataagtgcatggaattccaagtcagggatgatatgctagcagtggcctctcccacataatacttgctatcggtctagtaaagtagtcaattgcttaagggacaatttcgcaactcctaccatcactttttcacacttgctatatttactttagttgcttctttaccttaacagcccctagttttattttcgtgctctttactttcttgcaggcctttccgaaaacacctacaaagtacttctagtttcatacttgttctaggtaaagcgaacgtcaagtgtgcgtagagttgtatcggtggtcgatagaacttgagggaatatttgttctacctttagctcgtcgttgggttcgacactcttacttatcgaaaactgttgcgatcccctatacttgtgggttatcaactagcacgacttgTGTTCTTGCGTCAGTCTAGGTAACGTCCAACAACATATTAACTATATTTACCAGGCGCAAAATGAACTGGCACCACAACAAGCAGCGGTGAACCAACCAGACGATTCACGGGCTAGAAAAGAGCACGATCAATGAGCAGGTGTGGTTTACACGCCAAGCGGCCAGAGTCATGTGTCATGGGGGTGTGCTCGACCTTTTTATGGACCCAGATGTTGGGTTGCTCTAGCCGACGAAATAAGGAGATGGGTTTCAATCGTTGCTAAATATACATGATAGATACAAACACAATACAAATATAATCACTTGCATATCTTCACGGGAAACGTCTTTGTATTGATGACTACAGTTTGTCTTTTCAATTAGTTTACTTAATTGTCTCTTCAACTAGTTTACTTAACTTTCGCTTTATGTTTCAAATAGTACATTTAACTTCTCGATTGTAGttggtctctgcattaatggcgcaATGGATCATCTGGTATATAAAATGGTCGACGGAGTGTTGACACCATCCTTACAACTAAGTCGACACAAATTATTATTTGGTACACTAGCTTTGCAAAAAAAAAGGGTGCATGCGTTGACACCGCCTTTAGGCTTGCATGATAATATCCTCAAAATGGCCTCaaatgaagaagtgttcaacatgAACATTCTTTGTATAATTGAGACAAGCGACTTTGCTTTTGAATCATCTCAATCCAAGGTATTATGAAAACTGTACATCCAAAACAGTCAAGACCAGACCATGACAAAAATCTAGCGACCGACCCCAGACACCCATGTTTGATACATGGCACCAGTTATTCGGTCCCCCAAGGTTGTCTTGAACGAAAAGGTGGTCAACATGAAGTTTTCAGTAGCATTGGAACATAAAACATTGCTTTTATGGTCATCTCCATTTGAGTTAATATGTGACCTCCAAAGTTAAAAATACAATTGAAATTATAGACATGGTGTCATACATGTCTTTTATATGGCAAGAGCTATTTAGTACTCATGATTGCCACGGATGAAACAAGTTCAACATGAAAGTTCTTCCTCTTGTTGAGGCAAACAACTTCTCCTTTTGGGTCATTTCAATATGAGATCATATGTGGCATGTGGGTTCCAAAAACCAAGATGTTTTCTCAGACCCATATTAAAATCCGAGATTCCGAGTTAGCTTAATTTTAGAAAGATTTGGATCAGATTTGGAGTCCTTTTCTTGCATGGGAAGTCTCGTCGCCTCGTATATGTAGATGAGAGGTAGCGTCGGATTGGAACGGCACACAATCGATCAACCaacctaccactttttatctttacaTTTTTTTATATctttctcattttttattttttctgtttctTCGTTGTTCTTTGTGTTGCAGAGCagtgaacctcgaggccctaggggcaatCAAGTCGACTTAGGGCAACCCACAACCTTCGCATTCCCTTACGGGATCCCTCCCAAGTGTGTGGGTTTTGGATGCTCAAAAGTCCACCAACGTGTCTTGCGTATCACGCTCCTGACGAGGTCCCTTCGATACCGAAAGTACACAATGATGTGTTTGTATGCGAACACAAAGTGGGGCGAGAGGTATTACAAGGTTGGGGGCACCTGCTGCAGGGCCAACAGCACATTTCGCTGCTGCAAAACCAACCTAGGCAGCAATGGTCGCGATGATAGGTGGTGCTAGGGTGGCGGCGCGAAAAATGCAAGTGGGGTGCTGCGAGCCAACGGGGCAGCACCGACAATGTGAGCAGCTAAGGTAAACGCTTCATGCGGGAGTAAGAAGTAAGAAGGGTAATATTTCTTTGTAGGCAATGCGAGGGGAGGGAAGGACAACACATGGTGAGATCCAAGGCAACGACCGGCGATGAGGAAATCGTGTGGCCAGCGATGCGGCCAATCGCAGGCTGTGGGCACGCGGCCTATGTACCACAACCAAAAGAAACAATATATTTTGTTAACTTCTGTGCTAGTATATACTACCTTCGTCCTGTTTTATTGGTCTTGTTTGTATTTTATAGCAAAATTTGATTATAGATTTAACGAACAAaatgtaatgcatgtcacaaaaattatatcgttgaattcatatttgaacatagcttccgatgatatcatttttgttatatataatttatattttattagttaaaattaTGATTAAAATAAGACCCTAAATATGAGGGGCTAATAAACCAAGACCGAATGCTCCACTCAGAACAAGAAATTGTATTATTTGTCCAAACAAGAAATTAAAATGCAGTACAGTTAAATTGTCTAGAATTGTGTAAATCTGCTCCACTGAAAATGATGTGTCAAATCATCCTGTACTGATTGAGTACTTGATATGAATCATGGGACACGGCTCGTGATCTGAGTTCAGACGGCTTTGAGCTTCTTGGCGATGCCGGCAAAGTACTTGCCCTGGTGCGCCGCGAGGGCGAGCTCGGCATCGCTGGGCACCCTGCTGCCATCGGCTCCAGCGAAGATGCCGGCACCGTACGGGCTGCCGCCCTTGACCTCGTCCATGGCGAACATGCCGGCGCCGTGCGTGTACCCGACCGGCACGAACAGCATGCCGTGGTGCGTCAGCTGCGTCACGGCCGTGAGAGCCGTGGTCTCCTGCCCACCGCCCTGGGTGCCCGTCGCGAAGAAGACGCCCGCAGGCTTGCCCGAGAGGCTCTGCGCCTGCCAGAGGCCGCCGGTGGAGTCGAAGAAGGCCTTCATCTGCGCCGCCATCATGCCGAACCGCGTCGGGAAGCCGAACAGGATGCCGTCGGCCTCGGCCAGCTGGCTCGCCGTGATGACGGGGTGGTCCTCACGCCCCGGCGCCGCGTGCATCTTCCCGAGCACCTCCTCTGGCAGTGTCTCCGGCACCCGCCAGACGGTGACCTCCACGCCGGGGACGGAGTCGGCGCCCTTCTTCATCTCCTCCGCCAGCGTAGCGACGTGTCCCCAGGTCGAGTAGTACCTGCAGAGATAATAAGCAGAAATCAGATCAATCTGCTACCAGCCGGGGCAATAAGAATTAAGAAGAGGATCATTACACTATGTAGATCTTGGTCGCCATTGCTGATCAGCTGCGGAGTTCTCTTCCCCTTGATCTGTGTTTCTAATTTGCTCTCCTTGTTGTCGCTGTATGGCTATGGCTATGGCTGGTGAAGGAAGAAGACACGGAGGCACTGGTATTTATAGAGTACATCAAACTGATTCAATACTGTTAAGATAATCCTCCTTGCGCTGTCCTAGAAAGAGCGACTGCTAATTAAAAAATGGAGATCATTGATTATTGGGTTGAGAAATGAGTGTGGCCGGTGGAGAAAGAACCTGGACACTTCCAAAGCATCAGCTGGTTGAGCTGCGCGCGTAACCATGGCGTCCGTACTGACGTAAGCACGTCCACCGTCCTCGCAAGCTTCTTTCAAAAGAACAAATGTAGAGAAAATACTTATCTTTTCGAAAAGGGAGAAAATACTCCTTGTCCGAGAAATGATGAAAAGTGAGACACCAAATTAATATTCGTATGGTATAACTACTTCAGCATGACGCTTGCACCACGTACTATGTGAATCACCAACTCATACGTGACTGTCGGAGGCTTTCCGCCGGCGGCCGCCGCTCCCTCACCAACCTTGAATTTGCGTTTGATTTCTAAGTTAGAGCGACGCATCGATGATGCACACTATGCATCACAGGATAACTCCCACTATGCATCACAGGataactccctccgtcccataatataaaaatatTTTTGACACTAATATAGtgtaaaaaatgttcttatattatgggatggagtgaGTATGTGACGGAGAGATTGCACATTAAGTCGACTTAGCTCAGTAGTAGGCATGCTGTTGTGCATCCACATCACCTGGGTGCAATTTCTAGAATTGACATGTAATGCATTTTTTTCATTTTACCTTTTTGAGGACCAACCTTCGTGTGTGATGGGATCACACATTAAGATGTTTTTTGGATATTCATAAAAATATCCATGAGGGACAAGCTTGATAGTCGGGAGAAGTGAAACTATCTCCCAATTTTGAGGACCGCGTGAGTGAACACATGCACGCCTGCCTCCCAGGCAGGTCCTAGGACGACTCCAAAGGCCTTCCCCACTATCATCCCTAAAGGCCACCACCGCTGACCTTCTCCCCAGCCGTCATCGAAGGAGGCAGTCAATGCTGACAACGGCAGCGGGGCAGACCCGTTCGGCTCCCCCTCTCTCATCTCCTTGGTTGGATGTCCCCCTTTGCCTTCGACTTGCAATTTTTGCACGCCAGATCACGACCTAAGATTGGGCCTCAATCTTTGTTTGTGTGGCCTGATCTGGGCATTGCGGTTGTGCCTCGAGGCGGTGCGGAGGGTGACAAGGTCTGGTGGCGTTGCTTGGGAGGTGATTTGAAGGTGCGGGATATGGACGACGGCTTGATGCAAAGGACGTGGTAATGAGAACTCGGTGCCCACGATCCCGTCTACAGTTGATTGTTGCGGCAAGATGGGGTTCTTGGATCTTCAAATCCAATGGTAGTGACAAGTTTATTTTGTTGACTGATTATGCCGCCACGTATGAGGACAACGGAGCATGAGGATGGTGCGGGATTGCCGGAGTGTCCCAGATTAGGGTTTTGGTAGTATTGGTGACCTTCCTCCCTGAATCATCGCCATGCTGTGCAAAATTGACCTTTGTTTTTCAGAATCTTTGGTAGCGACCAACTTTTTGTCACGACTCGACTACTTGCTCGTGCAAGCATGGTATCCACTTGCGAATCATCTCACATCGTGATTGTGCTATGCATGTAGCTACTCAGATCGTggaaagtggtggcgacaacacattATGACTTTGATTTTGTGATGTTTCTCAAGTATCGCTCTCGAGCTCCGGGGTGTAAATAAGTTTGAGAcaaatcagcatccccaagcttaatccctacccgttctcgagtaggtagatgataaaacaAAGATAGTCCCtattcatcctcgagtaggtagatgataagTCAAAGATAATTTTTatgtgcaatgctacctagcataatcttgatcaaatgATGCAATGTGTTGTGAACTCGGGATAAAAATAATTCAAGGTAATAATATATAAATGCTAACAAGGAAGTAAAATCAAAATGTGCAAATCCGAATACGCCATCCACATACCTACCACATGCCCCCAACACAGCAAACATGGAACCTTGCCCTCCGGATCGTTTGGCCGATAAATGCCTCGAGCCAGGGAAATATTCCTGGATATTTTCCCGCTCCATCTGTAACACCTAGCGCTGCATTAGGTTACCCCTAACATAGCATATCACCATGTCATGCATTGTACTGCATATGAGTGCTTTATATTTaccgtttcttccccctcttcttctctggtAGACCCGAGACCAACGTTGACGCTGCTGGTTACGACTACACCGCAGATGAGCAGCCCCTTTCAGCAAGAGcttccaggaaagcaaaaccccattgatcattcctatatcacacattctttctctctcatgcttgcattatattttgctactATTGTTCAatagctcctattctgatgcatagcctacttttgtaacccGTTGTTGTCACTTTACCtgttatcctatatgcttagtataggttggttagtgatccatcagtggccCCGCACCCTTGTTCGTGTTGCCATGCTTTGCTTCCGGATGACTCGGTCAATGTGATCGAGGTGCAAAGAATGACACATCACCGGCACCCCCTTTAGTTGTATGACTATGCAGATatactattgagtgccgagggtgatacctcgaatCTCACTCCTGATGATATGTctgtagtgtagctaatcggtcgtggattaccgagggtgattcctcattcACCACTCCCTatgatgactctgtcgtgcaacaacTCAAGTGTGAACCCTTCAAGGGTGATTTCTCCAAGGTCACCTTGCCGGTTATATCGAGTAGgaatccatcaagggtgattcctcataTTCCCCCTTGATGTTATGGACACACAGATACCTTGACCTTCATCTCAGTcctttgttgaagtcgggtcgaccCAAGGGGTACCCGCGAGAGTCATTGTAGTCGGGTTGACCATGAGGGTACACGCGAGATAATGACGCGACACGACTGGGCAGGCAGAGAGAGCCCTAGAGAGGGATGGGCCTGGCCCTTGCTGTAAGtctcgagacggggcgacaggaTCACTGATCATTTCCGCGAGCTCCCAATACACAAATTGTTTGGATATGTGATCTGAGTAGGCCTTTGATCTTTTCACACTAACCGCCAcacggaataagtatgggcactcggcgtcataCGATTTCTTCCGAAAGCTTTGTCAGTCGTCCAATTCAGCATTGCGGCACGGCCGGTCACGTGCCATCCAGGACAGAGGTGGTGCTTGGTCCCGACCCTGcttgcaacgacccggagtgcttaGGGGTGAGCGTCTGAACAACCCCTTTGTGCTTAGGATGAAGactggcggggacctctctgcggagcctaggtaggactacggcgTGTTGATCATCCGAGGCCGGGCATTACCCACAAAGTGTGTCCGGTCAGAtgtaatcgagcgtgttgggtaagttggtgcacccctgcagggaagtaatctattcgaatagtcatgtccacggtaacggacgctcggagttgtatctcgatctactacaactagaactggatacttttgACACTAAACATGTATGATGGCTCCGGGATCGCTTCCTCGTGGGGTAGATGTGGAAGGATCTCTGGGGGTTGCTATTATATACTTGTTACTATATGATATGTTACCTTACTCTCTTATGTTGCTACAAGACGTTACAAGATGCTAgtatttgataggctaggccttcccctctattctggcaactCTGCAGTATAGTACATATATACAGCCCGTTCCCTTTGATACTGTTGTATACTTAGcatagatctaatgtaagtcttgcgagtacttttgatgagtactcacggttgctttgctacattTTGCCCCTTTACCCGATTATTGCGAtcagatgacggagcccaggagccagctgATCCCGCCGATGACAACTACTACACCGACGgagcctactactacatggagaatgacaaccaggagtagttaggagtccccaggcaggaggcctgcgcctttcGATCTAGATGTTGTTGTATTgcttagccttcttaaggaaaacttgtctaactatgtccgtactcagatattgttgctttcactgacttttgtattcgagccttcatggccctggcttgtaatataaagctttatGTTTATCATTTGTctcatagagttgtgttgtgatattataCCGTGAGTCACTGATCTTGATCGTGCATGCTGCTTGGATGTTTAGTGCACGATTAATTTAGGGGGTGTCACAGGGACCCTTGAGGGAAGTCACCGAACTTTTAcaattggcaacccttgggggcagtcacagAACCCGTACAAATTGCTGGGGgcgctctccacaacttaattggagtctCCCGGAGCTTGTCTAAAGTTGTACACTCCAATGACTAAGCTtcgacaacaccaaccgtctagggcacccaagtAGACCTATAGGAGGGCTAAAACtattgggtgatacgtctccatcgtatctataatttttgattgttccatgccaatattatacaactttcatat is drawn from Triticum dicoccoides isolate Atlit2015 ecotype Zavitan chromosome 4A, WEW_v2.0, whole genome shotgun sequence and contains these coding sequences:
- the LOC119285291 gene encoding quinone-oxidoreductase QR2-like — protein: MATKIYIVYYSTWGHVATLAEEMKKGADSVPGVEVTVWRVPETLPEEVLGKMHAAPGREDHPVITASQLAEADGILFGFPTRFGMMAAQMKAFFDSTGGLWQAQSLSGKPAGVFFATGTQGGGQETTALTAVTQLTHHGMLFVPVGYTHGAGMFAMDEVKGGSPYGAGIFAGADGSRVPSDAELALAAHQGKYFAGIAKKLKAV